Proteins from one Setaria italica strain Yugu1 chromosome V, Setaria_italica_v2.0, whole genome shotgun sequence genomic window:
- the LOC101785946 gene encoding uncharacterized protein LOC101785946 isoform X2 has translation MQILRLLAARRFRRRRRAVSTITATATAPVTPRGGCCAYGEEEDEGPFFDLDLSCCSAPASSAGSQAAESGSESEDCSSACAAAVNAARGADLDFVISLQRSRSASPSYEERLFFRGAAAPPPHLPPPLMFCASEPSDAGSRARSSSASRRGGGRLQLRTLSFGSAKAAFYGGRASFSRSASSSARSAARLFAGYGSPDDVDLQRDEARARSPSVDVIRRYLSKISSRLRRVAPTTAAADLRLQKSRSASAAQVSAAAQSPAAARRDDSLAEKQDGIASAIAHCKESLHRASKRAARFLSAFS, from the exons TGCAGATCCTCCGGCTGCTCGCGGCGCGGcgcttccgccgccggcgccgcgcggtgTCTACGATCACCGCCACCGCGACGGCGCCGGTCACGCcgcgcggcggctgctgcgcgtacggcgaggaggaggacgagggccCGTTCTTCGACCTGGACCTGTCCTGCTGCTCCGCGCCCGCGTCCAGCGCCGGCAGCCAGGCGGCCGAGTCGGGCTCCGAGTCCGAGGACTGCTCCtcggcctgcgccgccgccgtgaacGCCGCCCGCGGTGCCGACCTCGACTTCGTCATCTCGCTGCAGCGGAGCCGCTCCGCGTCGCCGTCCTACGAGGAGCGCCTCTTcttccgcggcgcggcggcgccgccgccgcaccttcCCCCGCCGCTCATGTTCTGCGCGTCCGAGCCGAGCGACGCCGGCTCGCGCGCTCGGAGCAGCAGCGCgagccggcgcgggggcggcaGGCTGCAACTGCGCACGCTCAGCTTCGGCTCCGCCAAGGCCGCCTTCTACGGCGGTCGCGCCAGCTTCTCCCGgagcgccagcagcagcgcgcgCTCCGCCGCCAGGCTCTTCGCCGGGTACGGCTCGCCCGACGACGTGGACCTGCAGCGGGACGAGGCCAGGGCCCGCTCGCCCTCGGTCGACGTCATCCGGCGGTACCTCAGCAAGATCTCGAGCCGGCTGCGGCGCGTGGCgccgaccaccgccgccgcggaccTCCGGCTCCAGAAGAGCCGCTCGGCGTCCGCGGCGCAGGTGTCGGCcgccgcccagtcgccggcggccgcccgccGCGACGACTCGCTCGCCGAGAAGCAGGACGGCATCGCCAGCGCCATCGCGCACTGCAAGGAGTCGCTCCACCGAG ctagcaagcgggctgcaaggtttctctcagccttttcctag
- the LOC101785946 gene encoding uncharacterized protein LOC101785946 isoform X1: protein MQILRLLAARRFRRRRRAVSTITATATAPVTPRGGCCAYGEEEDEGPFFDLDLSCCSAPASSAGSQAAESGSESEDCSSACAAAVNAARGADLDFVISLQRSRSASPSYEERLFFRGAAAPPPHLPPPLMFCASEPSDAGSRARSSSASRRGGGRLQLRTLSFGSAKAAFYGGRASFSRSASSSARSAARLFAGYGSPDDVDLQRDEARARSPSVDVIRRYLSKISSRLRRVAPTTAAADLRLQKSRSASAAQVSAAAQSPAAARRDDSLAEKQDGIASAIAHCKESLHRASVSELDTSLLRSRSDPGT from the exons TGCAGATCCTCCGGCTGCTCGCGGCGCGGcgcttccgccgccggcgccgcgcggtgTCTACGATCACCGCCACCGCGACGGCGCCGGTCACGCcgcgcggcggctgctgcgcgtacggcgaggaggaggacgagggccCGTTCTTCGACCTGGACCTGTCCTGCTGCTCCGCGCCCGCGTCCAGCGCCGGCAGCCAGGCGGCCGAGTCGGGCTCCGAGTCCGAGGACTGCTCCtcggcctgcgccgccgccgtgaacGCCGCCCGCGGTGCCGACCTCGACTTCGTCATCTCGCTGCAGCGGAGCCGCTCCGCGTCGCCGTCCTACGAGGAGCGCCTCTTcttccgcggcgcggcggcgccgccgccgcaccttcCCCCGCCGCTCATGTTCTGCGCGTCCGAGCCGAGCGACGCCGGCTCGCGCGCTCGGAGCAGCAGCGCgagccggcgcgggggcggcaGGCTGCAACTGCGCACGCTCAGCTTCGGCTCCGCCAAGGCCGCCTTCTACGGCGGTCGCGCCAGCTTCTCCCGgagcgccagcagcagcgcgcgCTCCGCCGCCAGGCTCTTCGCCGGGTACGGCTCGCCCGACGACGTGGACCTGCAGCGGGACGAGGCCAGGGCCCGCTCGCCCTCGGTCGACGTCATCCGGCGGTACCTCAGCAAGATCTCGAGCCGGCTGCGGCGCGTGGCgccgaccaccgccgccgcggaccTCCGGCTCCAGAAGAGCCGCTCGGCGTCCGCGGCGCAGGTGTCGGCcgccgcccagtcgccggcggccgcccgccGCGACGACTCGCTCGCCGAGAAGCAGGACGGCATCGCCAGCGCCATCGCGCACTGCAAGGAGTCGCTCCACCGAG CGTCCGTCTCGGAGCTTGACACGTCGCTGCTGCGGTCGCGGAGTGACCCCGGGACGTGA
- the LOC101786357 gene encoding neutral ceramidase, with translation MMEASSCLRYRVCGSGSRMIWLCLFLVLILQSCSPALSDSPYLVGMGSYDITGPAADVNMMGYANTEQIASGIHFRLKARAFIVAEPNGKRVVFVNLDACMASQLVTIKVLERLKARYGDLYNENNVAISGIHTHAGPGGYLQYVVYIVTSLGFVRQSFDVIVNGIEQCIVEAHNNLRPGKIYVNKGDLLDAGVNRSPSAYLNNPPEERSKYQYTVDKEMTLIKFVDDELGPVGSFNWFATHGTSMSRTNSLISGDNKGAAARFMEDWAEQNGIPKQGAHVTNDGLESLHKISGLPRRVSSIIPEPTEITDDLVQLASSYEASGGRRLSGSSITRRIRSTQQNKPKFVSAFCQSNCGDVSPNVLGTFCIDTGLPCDFNHSTCNGKNELCYGRGPGYPDEFESTRIIGNRQFLKAVDLFNSASEEIQGRIDYRHTYLDFSQLEVNVPTSTGGQQVVKTCPAAMGFAFAAGTTDGPGAFDFKQGDVKGNPFWRLVRNLLKTPGKEQVECQAPKPILLDTGEMKEPYDWAPAILPIQIIRIGQMVILCVPGEFTTMAGRRLRDAVKEVLTSDNSGEFNDIHVVLAGLSNTYSQYITTFEEYQIQRYEGASTLYGPHTLSAYIQEFQKLATAMVANKEIPTNFQPPDMLDRQIGLLPGVMFDSTPPGVKFGDVSSDVPASSTFRKGNIVNATFYSACPRNDLLTDGTFALVEKLDGSDNWVPAYDDDDWSLRFKWSRPAKLSPRSFATLEWTIPEDAPSGVYRLRHFGASKTLLGSIRHFTGTSRAFAVR, from the exons ATGATGGAGGCATCATCTTGCTTGCGCTACCGCGTTTGTGGTTCTGGTTCGCGGATGATATGGCTATGCCTTTTTCTAGTACTCATTCTTCAGAGTTGCAGCCCCGCACTTTCAGACTCACCGTATTTGGTTGGTATGGGGAGCTACGACATAACAGGGCCTGCGGCAGATGTTAACATGATGGGATATGCAAATACCGAGCAGATCGCATCAGGAATTCACTTCAGGCTAAAGGCCCGTGCATTCATTGTTGCTGAGCCCAATGGAAAGCGTGTTGTGTTTGTGAATCTTGATGCTTGCATGGCATCACAGCTTGTTACTATAAAGGTGCTTGAAAGGCTCAAAGCAAG GTATGGAGATCTTTATAATGAGAACAATGTGGCTATCAGTGGAATCCATACTCATGCCGGGCCTGGTGGTTATCTGCAGTATGTAGTTTATATTGTTACGTCTCTTGGGTTTGTTCGCCAATCATTTGATGTAATTGTCAACGGCATTGAGCAGTGTATTGTTGAAGCTCACAACAACCTCCGCCCTGGGAAAATCTATGTGAACAAAG GTGACCTCCTTGATGCTGGTGTGAATCGCAGCCCAAGTGCATATCTGAATAACCCTCCTGAGGAGAGAAGCAAGTATCAGTATACTGTTGACAAAGAAATGACCCTTATAAAGTTTGTAGATGATGAACTGGGTCCAGTTGGGAGTTTCAATTGGTttgcaactcatggaacatcgatgAGTCGTACAAATTCATTGATAAGTGGTGATAACAAAGGAGCAGCTGCACGTTTTATGGAAGATTGGGCAGAACAAAATGGTATTCCAAAGCAGGGGGCTCATGTAACTAATGATGGTTTAGAATCTTTGCACAAGATATCTGGACTGCCGAGAAGAGTCTCTTCAATAATTCCTGAACCAACTGAGATAA CTGATGACTTAGTTCAATTGGCATCATCCTACGAGGCCTCAGGTGGCAGGCGATTATCAGGTTCAAGTATCACCAGGCGCATTAGAAGTACTCAACAAAACAAACCTAAATTTGTTTCGGCATTCTGTCAGTCAAACTGTGGAGATGTTAGTCCAAATGTCCTGGGAACATTTTGTATAGACACTGGTCTTCCTTGTGACTTCAATCATAGTACGTGCAATGGGAAGAATGAACTATGCTATGGACGAGGCCCAGG ATATCCTGATGAGTTTGAAAGTACCCGTATCATTGGCAATAGGCAATTTCTCAAGGCTGTAGATCTTTTTAATTCAGCTTCTGAAGAAATACAAGGCAGAATTGATTATAGGCATACTTACCTAGATTTCTCGCAACTCGAAGTTAATGTTCCTACAAGTACAGGAGGACAACAGGTGGTGAAAACATGTCCTGCAGCCATGGGGTTTGCCTTTGCTGCTGGAACTACCGATGGCCCTGGAGCTTTTGACTTTAAGCAAGGAGATGTCAAG GGAAACCCTTTCTGGAGGTTGGTAAGAAACTTACTTAAGACGCCAGGGAAGGAGCAAGTTGAATGCCAAGCTCCAAAACCAATATTGCTAGACACGGGTGAAATGAAGGAACCATACGACTGGGCA CCTGCGATACTTCCAATTCAGATCATAAGAATCGGACAAATGGTTATCCTGTGTGTCCCTGGAG AATTCACAACGATGGCTGGCAGGCGGCTACGAGATGCTGTCAAAGAAGTACTAACAAGTGACAACAGTGGTGAATTTAATGATATTCATGTTGTTCTTGCTGGGTTATCAAATACCTATTCTCAATATATCACAACTTTTGAAGAATATCAGATCCAAAGATATGAG GGAGCATCAACGTTGTATGGCCCTCACACCCTGAGTGCCTACATCCAGGAGTTTCAGAAACTTGCTACAGCCATGGTTGCCAACAAAGAGATCCCAACAAACTTCCAGCCTCCAGACATGTTGGACAGGCAAATTGGACTGCTCCCAGGCGTCATGTTTGATTCGACCCCCCCTGGTGTGAAGTTTGGAGATGTCAGCTCAGATGTTCCTGCAAGCTCAACCTTCAGGAAGGGCAATATAGTGAATGCTACATTCTATTCAGCCTGCCCAAGGAATGACCTTCTCACTGACGGCACCTTTGCACTTGTCGAGAAGCTAGATGGTAGTGACAATTGGGTCCCTGCCTATGACGACGACGACTGGTCGCTGCGTTTCAAGTGGTCAAGGCCTGCGAAGCTAAGTCCAAGGAGTTTCGCGACGCTGGAATGGACAATTCCTGAAGATGCCCCATCAGGTGTCTACAGATTGAGGCATTTCGGTGCCTCTAAGACGTTGCTTGGTTCCATCAGACATTTTACAGGGACCTCTCGTGCATTCGCCGTGCGTTAG
- the LOC101787004 gene encoding neutral ceramidase has protein sequence MEPPYSSRYQLHGSASPMTWRLCLFLLLVLQSCCRSALSASPYLVGMGSYDITGPAADVNMMGYASAEQIAAGIHFRLKARAFIVAEPDGKRVAFVNLDACMASQLVTIKALERLKARYGGLYNENNVAISGIHTHAGPGGYLQYVVYIVTSLGFVRQSFDVIVNGIEQSIVEAHNNLRPGKIYVNKGDLLDAGVNRSPSAYLNNPADERSKYQYNVDKEMTLIKFLDNELGPLGSFNWFATHGTSMSRTNSLISGDNKGAAARFMEDWAEENVSPNQAAHVSSGNPRRVSALVSEPNEITDDLIRLASSYKASGGREIPSSSITRRIRSTQQKKPKFVSAFCQSNCGDVSPNVLGAFCIDTGLPCDFNHSTCNGMNELCYGRGPGYPDEFESTRIIGNRQFLKAVDLFNSASEEIQGKVDYRHTYLDFSQLEVNVPTSTGDQQSVKTCPAAMGFAFAAGTTDGPGAFDFKQGDTKGNAFWRLVRDVIRPPGPEQVKCQAPKPILLDTGEMKVPYDWAPAILPIQIIRIGQLVILCVPGEFTTMAGRRLRDAVKNVLTKSGQFHNNIHVVLAGLTNTYSQYITTFEEYQMQRYEGASTLYGPHTLSAYIQEFQRLATAMVSNEEVPTNLQPPDMLNRQIELLPGVIVDEAPPGVTFGDVSSDVPANSTFRKGSVVNATFYSACPRNDLLTDGTFALVEKLDGSNDWVPVYDDDDWSLRFKWSRHLPLSPISFATLVWTIPEDAPSGVYRFRHFGASKPLIGSVKYFTGTSSAFVVR, from the exons ATGGAGCCACCGTATTCCTCCCGCTACCAGCTTCACGGTTCTGCTTCTCCCATGACATGGCGGCTCTGTCTCTTCCTGCTGCTTGTTCTTCAGAGCTGCTGCCGCTCGGCGCTTTCGGCCTCGCCGTATCTTGTCGGCATGGGCAGCTACGACATAACAGGGCCTGCCGCAGACGTCAACATGATGGGGTACGCGAGCGCCGAGCAGATCGCGGCAGGGATCCACTTCAGGCTCAAGGCGCGCGCGTTTATCGTCGCCGAGCCTGATGGCAAGCGTGTCGCGTTCGTCAATCTTGATGCCTGCATGGCGTCGCAGCTTGTGACCATAAAGGCACTTGAGAGGTTAAAAGCAAG GTATGGTGGTCTTTACAACGAGAACAATGTGGCTATCAGCGGAATCCACACTCATGCTGGGCCAGGAGGTTATTTGCAGTATGTGGTTTATATTGTCACATCTCTTGGTTTTGTTCGCCAATCCTTTGATGTAATCGTCAACGGCATTGAGCAAAGCATTGTCGAAGCTCACAATAATCTCCGTCCTGGGAAAATATATGTGAACAAAG GTGACCTCCTTGATGCTGGTGTAAACCGCAGCCCTAGCGCATACCTAAACAACCCAGCTGATGAAAGAAGCAAATATCAGTACAATGTTGATAAAGAAATGACCCTTATCAAGTTTCTAGACAACGAACTTGGTCCACTTGGGAGTTTCAATTGGTTTGCAACCCATGGAACATCAATGAGTCGTACAAATTCTTTGATAAGTGGCGATAACAAAGGTGCAGCTGCACGTTTTATGGAAGATTGGGCAGAAGAAAACGTCAGCCCAAATCAGGCTGCTCATGTAAGCTCTGGAAATCCGAGAAGAGTCTCTGCACTAGTTTCTGAACCCAATGAGATAA CTGATGACTTAATACGATTAGCATCATCCTACAAGGCCTCAGGTGGAAGGGAAATACCAAGTTCAAGTATTACCAGACGCATTAGGAGCACTCAACAAAAGAAGCCTAAATTTGTTTCTGCATTCTGCCAGTCAAATTGTGGAGATGTTAGTCCGAATGTCTTGGGAGCATTTTGTATAGACACTGGCCTTCCTTGTGACTTCAATCACAGTACATGTAATGGCATGAATGAACTGTGCTATGGTCGAGGCCCAGG ATATCCAGATGAATTTGAAAGTACCCGTATCATTGGCAATAGGCAATTTCTCAAGGCTGTTGATCTTTTCAATTCAGCATCTGAAGAAATACAAGGAAAAGTTGACTACAGGCATACTTACCTAGATTTCTCGCAACTCGAAGTGAATGTTCCTACAAGTACAGGAGATCAGCAGTCAGTGAAAACGTGTCCAGCGGCCATGGGGTTTGCCTTTGCTGCTGGAACCACAGATGGTCCTGGAGCTTTTGATTTTAAACAAGGAGACACCAAG GGAAACGCTTTCTGGAGGTTAGTACGAGACGTAATTAGGCCACCAGGGCCAGAACAAGTGAAATGTCAGGCTCCAAAGCCAATACTTCTAGACACCGGGGAAATGAAGGTTCCATATGATTGGGCA CCTGCGATTCTTCCAATTCAGATTATAAGAATCGGTCAGCTGGTTATCTTGTGTGTCCCTGGAG AATTCACAACAATGGCTGGGAGGCGGCTGCGTGATGCTGTCAAAAATGTACTTACAAAGAGTGGTCAATTTCATAACAATATTCATGTTGTTCTTGCGGGGCTAACAAACACCTATTCCCAATATATTACAACTTTTGAAGAATATCAGATGCAAAGATACGAG GGAGCATCAACGTTGTATGGCCCTCACACCTTGAGTGCCTACATTCAAGAGTTTCAGAGACTTGCTACAGCTATGGTCTCAAACGAAGAGGTCCCAACAAATTTGCAGCCTCCTGATATGCTGAACAGGCAAATTGAGCTACTCCCAGGTGTTATAGTCGACGAGGCACCTCCTGGCGTCACGTTTGGAGATGTCAGTTCAGATGTTCCTGCGAACTCAACTTTCAGGAAGGGCAGCGTAGTGAACGCTACATTCTATTCAGCCTGCCCAAGGAATGACCTTCTCACTGACGGTACCTTCGCACTCGTTGAGAAGCTGGACGGCAGCAACGATTGGGTTCCTGTCTATGATGACGACGATTGGTCGTTGCGCTTCAAGTGGTCGAGGCATTTACCATTGAGTCCAATCAGTTTTGCGACGCTCGTGTGGACAATTCCTGAAGATGCCCCATCGGGTGTTTACAGATTCAGGCATTTTGGTGCGTCCAAGCCGCTGATTGGGTCTGTAAAATATTTTACAGGGACCTCTAGTGCATTTGTAGTACGTTAA